In Atopobium sp. oral taxon 416, the genomic stretch AAATCCGTACCATTTCCATCGATAATCCTAAGCTGCCAGAGCCAAGCCCAAAGCCTTCCTGAACTCCATTGGGCTCACGCCTTTAAGCGAGCACTTGTGCCTTGTCGTGTTGTACCTGACGATATAGCAGATCGATGCACTCCTTTCAAACTCGTCTAAGGTAGTGCCGTCCCACTTGCGCTTGCAAAACATCTCTGTCTTGAACACTTCGAAGAAGGCCTTAACCCTTCTGGTTGTGGCAAGGGCAGCCCTTAGGTGGCATCGATGTGGTGATACCCGCCTCGGAAAAGATCTATATCCACTCTGCTCAGCAGCAGTGGTGCCTCCTGTCGCTGCTGGGTTGCGAGATGCTTTTCGCTTACCTTTGCTTATCGCGGCGATAGCAGCGCGCAGCACTAAGTTTGCTATCTGAGGCTAGGAGGCATTAAGACAGTTTAAAGATAAAGCTTAAAGTAGGGCTTGTCGGTGGGTATCTCAAACTGCAAGACGCTAGTGAGCCACACGGAAGTTGGACAGGCCCGCCCTGAAGTCTTGCTTCACAAAACTGTCAGGGTTGTCTGATATCTTGCCTGCACAGGAGGTGCAAGACTTGTTCTTCCTCGGCTTCTTACAGCTTAAGGCCACCTTGCCCTCCTCTTTTAAGGATGTGAGATATCCTGTGCTTGCCGACCACCATGTTGATCTTTAAGGTCGGCTACTATCTTATCGCGTATGTAGAGCCTGCTGTAGGGTCTTCTATTCGCATCGAATATACCTGCGACCAGCTTCCTGACATCTTTGTCCCTGTCGGCTACCAAGGTGCCAATCTGGCAAAAGTAGCTAGACTTCTTCAGACAGGCGGTGCGCCACAGGCTGGCAAAGGAGCCTCCTTCCTTTTCTGAGCGTGCCGATCCGCCAGGAGCTCGTCCAGCGCATCGAGCGAGGTGAGATAGGCGCGCTCTTCTTTCGTGAACTTCCCATCGATCATATACGAAACCCCGTTCTATCCATGACTCGCCGCCGAGCGGAATCGAACTATTTCACAATTCCGTTTTCGGTGTGTGGAATACGGGGTCCAGATCAGCAGGTGCAGGTAGCCTTCTCCACTCACGGCTTCAGGAAGGGCTCGCGCCAGATCACCGACAGCCTTGTTCCGAGCAGAAGGCCAGGATGAGGTGCAAGAAGGTGCAGAGCATCATGGGCAAGTTCAGCATCGTGTGGGGCAGGAAGTGCAGGAGGCCCTACCACCCGATCGGGCAGGACAGCAAGCCCCGGGTGGCGCCCAGTGCTGTGGACAGAAACTTCAGGAGCGAAGATCCCTTGAAGGTCGTCTCCACCGACAAACACCTACCTCCTATACAGGGACGAGAGCTCCCTTTACATGTCCGACATCCTTAACTGTAAGAGCGATCGTGCTTCTTGCCTACAAGTGCTTAACCTCGATGGAGGAGAAGCTGGTGTTCGATACATACCGATCAATTCAAAAGGTTCGAGCTTCCCGACGACATCTGGGCATACTCAAACCAGGGCATCCACTATACCGCAAGGGCCTACAGCGACAAGCTCAGGCAGCTTGGGGCCCGCCAGTCGATATCGAGGCGGACATGTTGCTGGGACAGTGCCTGCATCGAGAGCTTCTGGGAGCAGATGGGAGAAACAGCCCATCTCCTGACAGAGAAGATCATGGAAAGGGTCGACGAATACGTCAGCTACCACAACAATCTCGGGAGACAGGGACGCCTGGGCTGGCTGACCCCTTTAGAGTATGCAGGCAGACTTGCCGACTATCTGTGCGGAGTTCAGGGTCCACCTCACTGATACATAACAGAGTCATTGGAGTGATGGGCGTTATATGGATATGACACCACTCCAAGAAGTGTAAGAAACGCTCAATAATGCCTAACGGATAATGGATGGGCTATCTGAAAGTGCGCAAGACTATCAACAGCACTGGACCTCTCTCGATGCGCATGCCCTGAAGCGTACTGGTCTTGCCTACTGACAGGGCCTCGATTACGTGACCTACCCCGACTGGGAATACTTCGTGGACGCAAACCCTGTCATCCAGGCTGACCTTGCCGCCAATACGGAAGAGTGCACAGGGACTTCATCCGACCTGCATGTACATCTGCTCACGAAGGCAAGACAAAGAAGCATCGGCGAGGACGTCTACCATGGCGGCGACTATTTCATCTTCGGGAAAGAGAGCGCAGGCCTCTCGCGCGAACTCATCTCGACACATCCTTCCCTCGCCAAGCACATCCCCATGAAGACCGATGCAGCGCTTTCGAATGCCGACACGTGGGCACAAGAGCTTCAACGCACTCCATTCCGAGCTCGAGTGCGACGCATACGGCAACTTCGTCGATCCAAGGGCATCTGTCGTGACATCGCTGAACCTCTCGAACGCCTGCGCTATCGTACTCTTCAAAGCGCTGAGGGGCAGCGCGGCTATCCCGACCTCAGCTGACTGTGCGCCCCGGACAGCATTGGAGCGCACATCTTTTTCAGAGGAGCCTTCCGAAACGGGCGATATAGCGCCTGCGCTGAGCCAACACGCAGACGG encodes the following:
- a CDS encoding IS3 family transposase, which gives rise to MFKTEMFCKRKWDGTTLDEFERSASICYIVRYNTTRHKCSLKGVSPMEFRKALGLALAA